From Leptolyngbya sp. KIOST-1, one genomic window encodes:
- a CDS encoding cyclic nucleotide-binding domain-containing protein, which produces MFAQLPERRMHWVRWVLTVGWLLMIASLFYDPWTQALTVSDHPWSPLRLQQSCVQVQGECLIEQPYPLGTTLFWGAIVPAAIFILLVFGHELWRRICPLSFLSQIPRALGWQRQFKREHKKTGKVRYELAKVDSNSWLGRNYPYLQFGWLFVGLCGRILFFNADRLVLAGWLLFTIAAAIAVGYFYGGKSWCQYFCPMAPVQSIYSEPGGLLSSKAHMSEQPITQSMCRTVQPEGKEQSACVACQNPCIDIDAERTYWNSLNRPETSFLYYGYVGLVIGYFVYYYLYAGNWDYYFSGAWVRQTDQLASLFNPGLYLFGRAINIPKLFAVPLVLGTCTAIGYWAGRWIEKRAKAHSRRHQTNLSIETIRHRIFTLGTFGIFNFFFIFAGRPLVQLFPWTVQYLYDLGLVTLSTLWLYKTWRRSPDLYSRENLANRFRKQLEKLQLNVAEVLEGRALSDLNTHEVYVLAKVLPSFTREKRHQAYKGVVREALEEGYVNYASSLDILQQMRQELGITDDEHRIVLEELGIEDPELLNPDRQRSLENQIRLSGYRKSLERLMLLQSKQIDSQSNAYGNRPGLEQLSFQDSAAVRSLRRQYSITPQEEEWILSGFSVNASRVKKAEFLLTQLPGLIECYRALNQPMLHGHKAVLTLLRENISHKKELIVRSLLETLELLQPDPAALTLAQTLQQASPTVLGELMEQENWGDRLPPEILHCLTQPGETPVSCSLEFSTEAILGHLEALLQDQNPMIQAAALYIMVQLDADCSRAIAQNRRHEFHSHLVQDTIERILALPSPPTKTTSLTEFPTLEKLVYLFNSDFFHRMQSDTLVALADRVEVRTYGQGDLITEAGDTCRELLLLIEGDANIHYQTEFGIQIEQLHPGQTLDELEVLAHSNSENTIVADSERTRILAISVDTFDDLLDHDSDFARRVLELESRQLQRFVRSAQPL; this is translated from the coding sequence ATGTTTGCACAACTGCCGGAGCGGCGAATGCACTGGGTTCGCTGGGTATTGACGGTTGGTTGGCTGCTGATGATTGCCTCTCTGTTCTACGACCCCTGGACCCAGGCCCTCACTGTATCCGACCATCCCTGGAGCCCCCTGCGGCTCCAGCAGAGCTGTGTGCAGGTGCAGGGAGAATGCCTCATCGAGCAACCCTACCCGTTAGGCACAACCCTGTTCTGGGGAGCAATTGTGCCCGCCGCCATCTTTATCTTGCTGGTGTTTGGCCATGAGCTATGGCGGCGGATTTGTCCGCTTTCGTTTTTATCTCAAATTCCTCGCGCGTTGGGATGGCAGCGGCAATTTAAACGAGAGCATAAAAAAACGGGCAAGGTGCGCTACGAATTGGCAAAAGTTGATTCGAATTCATGGCTGGGCCGGAACTACCCCTACCTGCAATTTGGCTGGCTTTTTGTCGGACTGTGTGGCCGAATTTTGTTTTTCAACGCCGATCGCCTGGTGTTAGCCGGGTGGCTATTGTTTACAATTGCAGCGGCGATCGCCGTTGGTTACTTCTACGGCGGCAAGTCCTGGTGTCAGTACTTTTGCCCCATGGCTCCGGTTCAAAGCATTTACAGTGAACCGGGGGGCTTGCTCAGCAGCAAAGCCCACATGAGTGAGCAGCCAATCACACAATCCATGTGCCGCACGGTGCAGCCGGAGGGTAAAGAGCAGAGTGCCTGCGTCGCCTGCCAAAATCCCTGCATTGACATTGACGCCGAGCGCACCTATTGGAACAGCCTGAACAGACCAGAAACCTCGTTTTTGTACTATGGCTACGTGGGGTTGGTGATTGGCTATTTTGTCTATTACTACCTCTATGCAGGCAACTGGGACTATTACTTCTCCGGGGCCTGGGTGCGGCAAACCGATCAGCTCGCTTCGCTGTTTAATCCTGGGCTCTACCTGTTTGGGAGGGCCATTAATATTCCCAAATTGTTTGCGGTGCCGCTGGTGCTGGGAACCTGCACGGCGATCGGGTATTGGGCAGGACGATGGATCGAAAAGCGCGCTAAAGCCCACAGCCGTCGCCATCAGACCAACCTGTCGATCGAAACCATTCGCCATCGCATCTTTACCCTAGGTACCTTTGGTATTTTCAATTTTTTCTTTATTTTTGCAGGGCGTCCCCTGGTACAGCTTTTCCCCTGGACGGTGCAATACCTCTACGACCTGGGATTGGTAACGCTGAGCACCCTCTGGCTCTACAAAACCTGGCGGCGCAGCCCCGATCTCTATTCCCGTGAAAATTTAGCGAATCGCTTTCGCAAACAGTTGGAGAAACTGCAGCTTAATGTTGCCGAGGTGCTGGAAGGACGGGCGCTGAGCGATCTCAATACCCATGAAGTGTATGTGTTAGCTAAAGTGCTGCCCAGTTTTACCCGCGAGAAGCGCCACCAGGCCTACAAGGGAGTGGTGCGAGAAGCCCTGGAAGAAGGCTACGTAAACTACGCCAGCAGTTTGGACATATTGCAGCAAATGCGTCAGGAGCTAGGCATTACCGATGACGAACACCGCATCGTGCTGGAGGAATTGGGCATTGAAGATCCAGAGTTGCTAAACCCCGATCGCCAGCGCAGTTTAGAAAATCAGATTCGCCTGAGCGGCTACCGCAAATCCCTGGAGCGGCTAATGCTGCTGCAAAGCAAGCAGATCGATTCGCAAAGTAATGCCTACGGGAATCGCCCTGGACTTGAGCAGCTATCATTCCAAGATTCAGCCGCTGTTCGCTCGCTGCGCCGCCAATATTCCATCACTCCCCAGGAGGAAGAGTGGATTTTGAGTGGATTTTCGGTCAATGCCAGTCGGGTCAAAAAGGCAGAGTTTCTGCTTACCCAACTCCCTGGCTTGATCGAGTGTTACCGCGCGCTCAATCAACCGATGCTGCATGGACACAAAGCCGTATTAACCCTGCTCCGGGAAAACATTAGCCACAAAAAAGAACTGATCGTGCGATCGCTGCTGGAAACCCTGGAACTTCTCCAGCCCGACCCGGCAGCGTTGACCCTGGCCCAGACTTTACAGCAGGCCTCCCCGACTGTTTTAGGAGAGCTGATGGAACAGGAGAACTGGGGCGATCGCCTGCCGCCAGAGATTCTGCACTGTCTGACCCAACCGGGAGAAACCCCTGTTTCCTGTTCATTGGAATTCTCCACTGAAGCTATTCTGGGACATCTAGAAGCCCTGCTCCAGGATCAAAATCCGATGATTCAGGCGGCAGCGCTCTACATTATGGTTCAATTGGACGCAGATTGCAGTCGGGCGATCGCTCAAAATCGTCGCCATGAGTTCCATTCCCATCTGGTTCAAGACACAATCGAGCGGATCTTGGCGTTGCCCTCGCCACCAACAAAAACCACATCTCTGACTGAATTTCCCACCTTAGAGAAGTTGGTCTATTTATTTAATAGCGACTTCTTCCACCGGATGCAGAGTGATACGCTCGTTGCCCTGGCAGATCGAGTAGAGGTGAGAACCTACGGCCAGGGAGACCTGATTACAGAAGCCGGGGATACCTGTCGAGAGTTGCTGCTGTTGATTGAAGGCGATGCAAACATTCACTACCAAACTGAGTTTGGGATTCAAATTGAGCAGCTTCATCCCGGTCAAACCCTGGATGAGCTGGAGGTTTTAGCCCACAGCAACTCAGAAAATACGATCGTTGCGGATAGCGAACGGACTCGAATCCTGGCTATTTCTGTCGATACCTTTGATGATCTGCTCGACCACGACTCTGATTTTGCACGACGGGTGCTGGAATTGGAAAGTCGGCAGCTTCAGCGCTTCGTGCGATCGGCCCAGCCACTTTGA
- a CDS encoding DUF1028 domain-containing protein: MTFSIVAWDSQAGMTGVAVATKHLAVGALVPHARAGVGAIATQAQTNPLLGIWGLELLERRQATESPFSDASAEVVLEWLLENDCDRDQRQVHLVDHHGHTAAWTGRDCVGWAGHRTFDNLSVAGNMLVGPGVLEAMAAAFHGSAGAGLSDRLLLALEAGDAAGGDKRGRQSAALYVMHNTPYPHLDLRVDHHPDPIVMLRTLYTEAHQDYYQSFRQSMPSQLATPQRDEAVWLPKAV, translated from the coding sequence ATGACGTTTTCTATTGTTGCGTGGGACTCCCAGGCAGGCATGACCGGGGTAGCTGTGGCCACCAAGCACCTGGCGGTGGGGGCGCTGGTGCCCCACGCTCGGGCGGGGGTAGGGGCAATCGCCACCCAGGCCCAGACCAACCCACTGCTGGGCATCTGGGGGCTGGAGCTGCTGGAACGTCGGCAGGCCACCGAAAGCCCCTTCAGCGATGCCTCCGCCGAGGTGGTGCTGGAGTGGCTACTGGAAAACGACTGCGATCGCGACCAGCGCCAGGTGCACCTGGTGGACCACCACGGCCACACCGCTGCCTGGACGGGGCGCGACTGCGTGGGCTGGGCGGGGCACCGCACCTTTGACAACCTGTCGGTGGCGGGGAATATGCTGGTGGGGCCTGGCGTGCTGGAGGCGATGGCCGCAGCGTTTCACGGCAGTGCAGGGGCGGGGCTGAGCGATCGCCTGCTGCTGGCCCTGGAGGCGGGGGACGCCGCCGGGGGTGACAAGCGCGGTCGCCAGTCTGCCGCCCTCTACGTCATGCACAATACCCCCTACCCCCACCTGGACCTGCGGGTAGACCACCACCCCGACCCGATCGTGATGCTGCGCACCCTCTACACCGAGGCTCACCAGGACTACTACCAGTCCTTCCGCCAGAGCATGCCCAGCCAGCTCGCCACCCCCCAGCGCGACGAGGCGGTCTGGTTGCCCAAAGCGGTTTAG